The Brasilonema sennae CENA114 genome includes a region encoding these proteins:
- a CDS encoding aminopeptidase P N-terminal domain-containing protein codes for MQAEYQQRREQLMSKIGNGTAIFRSAPTAVMHNDVEYAFRQDSDFYYLTGFNEPQAVAVLAPSHPEHRFVLFVQPKDREREVWSGYRCGVEAAKQVYGASVAYPIAELDEKLPQYLVKSDRIYYHLGRDRTFNDTILNHWQRLMRTYPKRGTGPIAIEDTGPILHSMRLRKSQAELDLMRKAADIAVEAHNHAIKFTQPGRYEYEVQAEIEHIFRLRGALGPAYPSIVASGVNSCILHYIENDRQMQDNELLLIDAGCAYSYYNSDITRTFPVGGKFTPEQKRLYEIVLEAQKQAIAQVQPGNPYKQIHDTAVRVLTEGLVELGILKGEIDKLIEEEKYKPYYMHRTGHWLGLDVHDVGVYQHGEDNPQILQPGQVLTVEPGLYIVPDTKLAEDQPQTDPRWVGIGIRIEDDVLVTSTGHEVLTAGVPKEVAEVES; via the coding sequence ATGCAGGCAGAATATCAGCAGCGCCGTGAGCAATTGATGTCAAAAATTGGGAATGGAACTGCAATCTTTCGTAGCGCGCCAACAGCGGTGATGCACAATGATGTAGAATACGCTTTTCGCCAAGACAGCGACTTTTATTATCTAACTGGGTTTAACGAACCACAAGCAGTAGCAGTTTTAGCACCATCACACCCAGAACATCGGTTTGTGTTATTTGTCCAACCTAAAGATAGGGAGCGGGAAGTCTGGAGTGGTTATCGCTGTGGGGTCGAAGCCGCAAAACAAGTGTATGGTGCATCCGTTGCTTACCCGATCGCCGAACTCGATGAAAAATTGCCACAGTATTTGGTAAAGTCTGATCGCATATATTACCATCTCGGACGCGATCGCACTTTCAACGACACAATCCTTAATCATTGGCAACGTTTAATGCGGACTTATCCCAAGCGCGGTACAGGACCAATCGCGATTGAAGATACTGGTCCAATTCTGCACAGCATGAGATTAAGGAAAAGTCAAGCAGAATTGGACTTGATGCGTAAAGCTGCGGATATTGCAGTTGAAGCACACAATCACGCCATCAAATTTACACAACCAGGGCGGTACGAGTATGAAGTTCAAGCGGAAATTGAACACATCTTTCGCCTCCGTGGTGCACTCGGACCAGCTTACCCTTCAATAGTCGCTTCTGGAGTCAATTCCTGTATTTTGCACTACATTGAAAATGACCGACAAATGCAGGACAATGAGTTACTGCTGATTGATGCTGGTTGTGCTTATAGTTATTACAACTCTGATATTACGCGTACATTTCCGGTGGGTGGCAAATTTACGCCAGAACAAAAGAGGCTTTATGAGATTGTTTTGGAAGCACAAAAGCAGGCGATCGCCCAAGTTCAACCAGGTAATCCCTACAAACAAATTCACGATACAGCCGTACGTGTCCTGACAGAAGGCTTAGTTGAACTTGGTATACTCAAGGGTGAAATTGACAAGCTCATTGAAGAAGAAAAATACAAGCCCTACTATATGCATCGTACTGGTCATTGGCTAGGTTTAGATGTTCATGATGTGGGTGTTTATCAACATGGTGAGGATAACCCACAGATTTTACAACCAGGTCAGGTGCTGACAGTAGAACCAGGACTTTATATAGTACCAGATACCAAGCTAGCAGAAGACCAGCCACAGACAGATCCACGTTGGGTTGGTATTGGTATTCGGATTGAGGACGATGTTTTGGTAACATCAACAGGTCATGAAGTGTTGACAGCTGGTGTACCTAAGGAAGTCGCTGAAGTGGAAAGTTGA
- a CDS encoding M28 family peptidase, with amino-acid sequence MKKRFWLLLVLLVTVVVIVVTNVFLKQDRESVVYSIRVNNPVTTNKDTQTPTQKDTQTDDSSASLHPPISDSLQVSSDKLFAHILRLNFTRNTPPERSRTRAYITAELKRMGWKPKLEKFPDGVNIFAEKPGTDKNAKAILVGAHYDTVYFSPGADDNASGVAVTLEIARLFGSHPTARTLQLAFFDKEEAGLLGSKAFVTNKKHLENLQGVIIMDMVGFACHTSGCQKYPTTLPVTPPSDKGDFLAVVGDTEHLPLLNAFQNSQMLPAISFNKGTTGGSTLPSVLTLPIPLKGLLTPDTLRSDHAPFWYQGVGAVLVTDTANLRTPHYHKSSDVPATIDREFFAGAAQVVVNATRGLLENGS; translated from the coding sequence ATGAAAAAACGGTTTTGGCTGTTGCTTGTGCTACTAGTGACAGTCGTTGTCATAGTAGTTACTAACGTGTTTCTTAAACAGGATCGGGAGTCAGTTGTTTATAGTATTAGAGTTAACAATCCTGTCACTACAAATAAAGATACACAAACACCAACACAAAAAGATACACAGACAGACGATTCTTCAGCGTCTTTGCATCCTCCTATTTCTGATTCCTTACAAGTTTCTAGTGATAAGTTGTTTGCCCATATTCTCAGGTTAAATTTTACACGAAATACACCACCAGAGCGATCGCGCACTCGCGCCTACATCACAGCTGAACTCAAAAGAATGGGCTGGAAACCCAAGTTAGAAAAATTCCCTGATGGTGTCAACATCTTCGCGGAAAAACCAGGAACTGACAAAAATGCAAAAGCAATTTTGGTAGGCGCTCATTACGATACTGTTTATTTCTCTCCTGGGGCTGATGATAACGCTAGTGGTGTTGCTGTGACTCTGGAAATTGCTCGACTTTTTGGTTCGCATCCCACAGCGAGAACGTTGCAACTCGCTTTTTTCGATAAGGAGGAAGCAGGACTTTTAGGAAGTAAAGCTTTTGTGACAAACAAGAAACATCTGGAAAACTTGCAAGGCGTGATTATTATGGATATGGTGGGTTTTGCTTGTCACACTTCTGGCTGTCAGAAATATCCAACAACTTTACCAGTGACGCCACCCAGTGATAAGGGTGATTTTTTAGCAGTGGTAGGCGATACAGAACATTTACCGCTGCTGAATGCTTTTCAAAATTCACAGATGCTTCCTGCAATCTCCTTTAATAAGGGAACTACCGGGGGATCAACTTTACCATCTGTGCTCACACTCCCAATACCTCTCAAAGGCTTGCTGACACCTGATACTCTACGCAGCGACCATGCTCCATTTTGGTATCAAGGAGTAGGGGCAGTTTTGGTTACTGATACGGCAAATTTACGGACTCCTCATTATCACAAATCCAGCGATGTTCCAGCAACTATTGATCGCGAGTTTTTTGCGGGGGCGGCGCAGGTTGTTGTGAATGCGACTAGGGGATTATTGGAAAATGGCAGTTAA
- a CDS encoding adenylate/guanylate cyclase domain-containing protein, whose product MTSSLPVSIGTRLEQQDYQQLLFLSRRLLAEAQALSSRIAAVNEIAIAINRSLKLDEILRVVSKQAKWLLDFEHCSVCLSDTNDYWRIVKLFGPTVEVKFSDTTQMGVVGISLKTGQARLIHEKPIRGFLSQYQSQIIIPLECDNRVLGTINFATSAARSYTQEDLRIGYLLAVQLSAAIRNAERFEELNRLYLELEKEKRKTDELLLNILPIDIACELKQTGAVKPVYYESASVLFTDFKNFTKLSEQLTPQELVDELDYCFSCFDQFTEAHGLEKLKTIGDSYMCVGGIPTHNKTHAIDAVLAAINIRTFMEWRKKEKALLNQPYWDIRIGIHSGPLLAGVIGHKKFAYDVWGDTVNTASRMESSGLTGSINISLSTFELIKDLFLVESRGKVNAKNKGEIDMYIVKGIKDSLAIDPTGLLPNKEFNDLYFTIQPDTDTLIEESLIDQE is encoded by the coding sequence ATGACTTCTTCTCTCCCCGTCTCTATTGGTACTCGGCTAGAACAACAGGACTATCAGCAACTGTTGTTCCTTTCCCGTCGCCTGCTTGCTGAAGCTCAAGCGCTTTCCAGTAGGATCGCAGCTGTTAATGAAATTGCGATCGCCATCAATCGTTCGCTGAAGCTGGATGAGATTTTGCGAGTTGTTAGTAAACAAGCAAAATGGTTGTTAGACTTTGAGCATTGTAGTGTTTGCCTGAGCGATACTAATGATTATTGGCGTATCGTAAAGCTGTTCGGTCCTACTGTCGAAGTCAAGTTTTCTGATACAACACAAATGGGTGTCGTTGGCATTAGTCTGAAAACAGGTCAAGCCCGACTCATTCATGAAAAACCTATAAGGGGTTTTCTTAGCCAGTACCAATCGCAGATCATCATTCCATTGGAATGTGATAATCGCGTGCTTGGTACAATCAACTTTGCCACCTCAGCAGCAAGAAGTTACACTCAAGAAGATTTACGCATTGGCTATTTACTAGCAGTGCAATTATCTGCAGCCATCCGTAATGCTGAACGCTTTGAAGAATTAAACCGGCTGTATCTTGAATTAGAAAAAGAAAAACGCAAGACAGATGAATTGCTTTTGAATATACTACCAATAGATATTGCCTGTGAACTGAAGCAGACTGGCGCTGTTAAGCCTGTCTACTATGAATCTGCTTCTGTTCTGTTTACAGACTTTAAGAATTTTACTAAGTTATCAGAACAGTTGACTCCACAAGAATTGGTCGATGAACTAGATTATTGTTTTTCTTGTTTTGATCAGTTTACTGAAGCGCATGGCTTAGAAAAATTGAAAACAATTGGTGATAGTTACATGTGTGTTGGGGGAATTCCAACTCACAATAAAACTCATGCAATTGATGCTGTGCTAGCTGCTATCAATATTCGCACTTTTATGGAATGGCGTAAAAAAGAAAAAGCGCTTTTAAATCAACCATATTGGGATATTCGTATTGGTATTCATTCAGGTCCATTATTAGCAGGTGTGATTGGACACAAGAAGTTCGCTTACGATGTCTGGGGTGACACTGTTAACACCGCTTCTAGAATGGAATCATCTGGTCTGACTGGAAGTATTAATATTTCTCTTTCAACTTTTGAGTTAATTAAAGATCTTTTTCTAGTTGAATCTAGAGGCAAAGTTAATGCCAAAAATAAAGGCGAAATTGATATGTATATTGTTAAAGGTATTAAAGATAGTTTAGCTATAGACCCGACAGGTTTATTACCAAATAAGGAATTTAATGATCTATATTTTACTATCCAACCAGATACAGATACATTAATTGAGGAGAGCCTTATTGATCAGGAGTGA
- a CDS encoding polysaccharide deacetylase family protein: protein MKIPGVSKLRRMAKRLRGRLAPGGLILMYHRITEVESDPWSICVSPRHFAQQMEVLHKFGEVVSLQQLNQTLQEGKTPHWQIAVTFDDGYTDNLYNAKPLLERYDIPATMFLTSGYMEQKRDLWWDELNRLLLEPGCLPEVLCLEINGTTHRWELGTAANYSEEEYQRVDAKRLVVRHRHWRALGEDNPTPRHTLYRTLYWLLSPLLPEARQKVMDQMLAWGDCVPTLRPNHRILNLEEVSTLGSELISIGAHSVTHPFLSFLPTARQREEIQDSKTHLEEIIGQKVVSFAYPHGNYSEETAGLVREAGFMSACTTYPRTVRRQCDRFKLPRVVVEDWDGEEFAKQLSEWRAS, encoded by the coding sequence ATGAAAATACCTGGAGTTAGTAAACTGCGGCGAATGGCTAAACGCTTGCGGGGGCGTTTAGCACCGGGGGGTCTTATTTTGATGTACCATCGTATCACAGAAGTGGAATCTGACCCCTGGTCAATTTGTGTTAGTCCTCGCCACTTTGCCCAACAGATGGAAGTCTTACACAAGTTTGGCGAAGTTGTTTCGTTACAGCAATTAAACCAGACATTGCAAGAAGGCAAAACTCCTCATTGGCAGATAGCAGTCACTTTTGATGATGGTTATACAGATAATCTCTATAACGCCAAACCGCTGTTAGAGCGTTACGATATTCCTGCCACTATGTTTTTAACCAGTGGATATATGGAACAAAAACGTGATTTGTGGTGGGATGAACTTAATAGGTTGTTGCTGGAACCTGGTTGTTTACCAGAAGTTCTTTGTTTAGAGATTAACGGTACAACTCATCGTTGGGAATTAGGTACAGCAGCCAATTACAGTGAGGAGGAATATCAGCGCGTAGACGCAAAGCGGCTTGTCGTCAGACATCGCCACTGGAGGGCGTTAGGGGAAGATAACCCCACTCCTCGCCATACTCTTTATCGCACACTTTACTGGCTGTTATCACCTTTGCTGCCAGAAGCACGACAAAAGGTTATGGATCAAATGCTGGCGTGGGGTGATTGTGTTCCAACACTGCGCCCAAATCACCGCATTTTGAATTTAGAGGAAGTGTCTACTCTGGGAAGTGAGTTAATTTCAATTGGTGCACATTCTGTAACACACCCATTTTTATCTTTCTTACCTACTGCCCGACAGAGGGAAGAGATTCAAGACAGCAAGACTCATCTTGAGGAGATTATAGGACAAAAAGTGGTGAGTTTTGCGTATCCTCACGGCAACTATTCTGAAGAAACAGCAGGTTTGGTGCGGGAAGCGGGATTTATGAGTGCTTGCACGACTTATCCTCGTACTGTCCGGAGGCAGTGCGATCGCTTTAAATTACCTCGCGTTGTCGTTGAGGACTGGGATGGTGAAGAGTTTGCCAAACAGTTGTCTGAGTGGAGAGCAAGCTAA
- a CDS encoding DUF4231 domain-containing protein, whose amino-acid sequence MSSQDLNRKVSKQSLEKLIETLELSDLQKQFLRSRWLEQVSWTSQRAKQSRNWYYRLRLTAIIGGIIVPILVGLNINDKNVASSVRWGAIALSGVVAISSAVEEFFHYGERWRHYRHTAESLKTQGWQFSQLSGLYSDYNTHQEAFSNFATQVEDILQRDVNVYVTEVVQNKEKQKEDPQQAFIKQIIPQSPTENKASEKNISEEKK is encoded by the coding sequence ATGTCATCTCAGGATTTAAACCGTAAAGTCTCGAAACAAAGCTTGGAAAAACTCATCGAAACACTAGAACTGTCTGATTTACAAAAACAGTTTCTGCGTTCTCGCTGGCTAGAACAAGTCTCGTGGACGTCACAGCGGGCTAAGCAGTCTCGTAACTGGTATTACAGACTGCGACTAACAGCAATCATAGGTGGTATTATTGTTCCTATATTAGTGGGTTTAAATATTAACGACAAAAATGTTGCTTCGTCTGTTCGGTGGGGTGCGATCGCTCTCAGTGGAGTCGTTGCTATCAGTTCCGCTGTAGAAGAGTTTTTTCACTATGGGGAACGCTGGCGGCATTATCGGCATACGGCGGAGTCTCTGAAGACTCAAGGCTGGCAATTCTCTCAATTGAGTGGACTCTACAGTGATTACAACACTCATCAAGAAGCTTTTTCTAATTTTGCAACTCAGGTTGAAGATATCCTCCAGCGTGATGTTAATGTCTATGTTACCGAAGTTGTGCAAAACAAGGAAAAGCAAAAAGAAGATCCTCAGCAGGCGTTCATTAAACAAATCATTCCTCAATCACCGACAGAGAACAAGGCTTCGGAGAAGAACATTTCAGAGGAGAAAAAGTAG
- a CDS encoding WD40 repeat domain-containing protein — MLETQTRLNPFPGLRPFEAHENYLFFGREGQTDELLRRLRRHRFLAVVGTSGSGKSSLVRAGLLPALLGGFMTQAGSSWRVALMRPGNDPIANLAQALNHPDVLGLETEDAPIQTIITETVLRRGALGLIEVVQQARKPSDENLLVVVDQFEELFRFKQNSPRKDSGDEAAAFVKLLLEATRTKLDSQTSPRPPGTPLLTKERGRGEVIPVNATRYQQQELPIYVVLTMRSDFLGDCAQFRDLPEKMNDSQYLIPRLTRDQLRAAITGPVGVGEEEITPRLVNRLINDVGDNPDQLPILQHALMRTWNYHKLGEPIDLQHYEAIGGMDKALSQHADEIYNQLPDERCQKIAEKLFKCLTEKGSDSRGIRRPTKLSEVCAVAEATEAAVIDIVEQFRAPGCSFLMPPVPVELNENFVLDISHESFMRVWQKLKDWVEEEAQSARIYRRLAETSALYQEKQAGLWRDPELTIALKWRERNKPNQAWAGRYNPQFEQAMQFLDESARARDAEEAEKERQQQEELRRQQEEIERQKKARRNITYALVVAVAGFLAASGLGVAAFFQYRQAQQNEIKAFRTSSEAFFYSNQQLDALLEALRAGTKLQKATWGIAETQLLAQVVPTLRQAVYGIRERNRLEKHSNTVRAVSFSPDGKTIVSTSWDNTVRLWNLQGQLLETLNGHSSAVIGVSFSPDGKTIASASSDKTVRLWNLQGQLLKTFNGHSAEVIGVSFSPDGKTIASASWDNTVRLWNLQGQLLKTFNGHSDGVIGVSFSSDGKTIASASSDKTVRLWNLQGQLLKTLSGHSDRVYGVSFSPDGKTIASASSDKTIRLWNLQGQLLKTLNGHSDGVIGVSFSPNGKTIASASSDKTVRLWNLQGQLPTLNGHSDALRGVSFSPNDKRIASVSLGKTVSLSDLQGQLPTLNGHSDAVWGVSFSPDGKTIASASSDKTVRLWNLQGQLLKTLNDDSDAVWGVSFSPDGKTIASASSDNTAISDLLVRGCNWVRDYLQTNPNVSESDMHMCDGIK, encoded by the coding sequence ATGCTGGAAACCCAAACTCGCCTGAATCCTTTTCCGGGATTGCGACCTTTTGAAGCGCATGAAAACTATTTGTTTTTTGGGCGAGAAGGGCAAACGGATGAGTTACTCCGCAGGCTGCGGCGTCATCGGTTTTTAGCAGTTGTCGGGACATCGGGAAGTGGAAAATCTTCGCTGGTGAGAGCGGGGTTACTTCCGGCGCTGTTGGGTGGATTCATGACACAGGCTGGCTCAAGTTGGCGGGTGGCGCTGATGCGTCCGGGAAATGACCCCATCGCGAATTTGGCACAGGCGCTGAATCATCCAGATGTTTTAGGTTTAGAGACAGAAGATGCCCCAATTCAAACAATTATTACTGAAACAGTTTTACGACGCGGTGCTTTAGGACTAATTGAAGTTGTCCAGCAGGCGAGAAAACCGAGTGATGAAAACTTGCTGGTTGTGGTTGACCAATTTGAGGAACTGTTTCGATTCAAGCAAAACTCTCCTAGGAAAGATTCTGGGGATGAAGCCGCCGCATTTGTCAAGCTGCTTTTGGAAGCAACTCGTACTAAGTTGGATTCACAAACCTCACCCCGCCCTCCGGGCACCCCTCTCCTTACTAAGGAGAGGGGCAGGGGTGAGGTGATACCTGTGAACGCAACTCGGTATCAACAGCAGGAGTTGCCAATTTATGTTGTGCTGACAATGCGCTCGGATTTTTTGGGGGATTGTGCGCAATTCCGGGATTTACCGGAAAAGATGAATGACAGTCAGTACTTGATTCCACGCTTAACGCGCGACCAACTGCGAGCAGCAATTACAGGTCCCGTCGGCGTTGGCGAAGAAGAAATCACACCACGGTTAGTAAATCGGCTGATTAATGATGTGGGCGATAACCCAGACCAGTTGCCGATTTTGCAACACGCGCTGATGCGGACTTGGAATTACCACAAACTTGGAGAACCAATTGACCTGCAGCATTATGAGGCGATCGGTGGGATGGATAAGGCGCTGTCGCAACACGCGGACGAAATTTATAACCAATTACCAGATGAACGCTGCCAAAAAATTGCCGAAAAACTGTTTAAATGTCTGACAGAGAAAGGTTCCGATAGTCGCGGGATTCGCCGCCCCACAAAACTGAGTGAAGTTTGTGCCGTTGCGGAAGCAACCGAAGCAGCAGTTATCGATATTGTAGAGCAGTTCCGCGCTCCTGGTTGTTCATTTCTCATGCCGCCTGTGCCTGTGGAATTGAATGAAAATTTTGTACTGGATATTTCCCATGAAAGTTTCATGCGGGTTTGGCAGAAGTTAAAAGACTGGGTGGAAGAAGAAGCGCAGTCGGCTCGGATTTATCGCCGTTTGGCGGAAACCTCAGCACTGTACCAGGAAAAGCAAGCCGGACTCTGGCGTGATCCAGAACTTACGATTGCTTTGAAATGGCGAGAACGCAATAAACCGAATCAAGCTTGGGCTGGGCGTTATAACCCGCAGTTTGAACAGGCAATGCAGTTTTTAGATGAGAGTGCTAGAGCTCGTGATGCTGAGGAGGCTGAGAAAGAGCGACAACAGCAAGAGGAACTGAGGCGACAACAAGAAGAAATTGAACGTCAAAAAAAAGCTCGTAGGAATATTACGTATGCTCTGGTTGTGGCGGTGGCTGGTTTTCTTGCTGCTAGTGGGCTAGGGGTTGCGGCTTTCTTTCAATACCGCCAAGCTCAACAAAATGAAATCAAAGCTTTCAGAACATCCTCAGAAGCGTTTTTTTATTCCAACCAACAGTTGGATGCTTTGCTGGAAGCTCTGAGAGCAGGAACAAAACTGCAAAAAGCAACCTGGGGAATAGCCGAAACCCAACTTCTGGCACAAGTTGTGCCCACGCTACGGCAAGCAGTCTATGGTATCAGGGAGCGCAATCGTTTAGAAAAACATAGCAATACGGTTCGGGCCGTTAGTTTCAGTCCCGACGGCAAGACGATTGTTTCTACCAGTTGGGACAACACGGTACGGTTGTGGAACCTACAAGGGCAGTTGCTCGAAACCCTCAACGGTCATAGCAGTGCGGTCATTGGCGTCAGTTTCAGTCCCGACGGCAAGACAATTGCTTCCGCCAGTTCGGACAAGACCGTACGGTTGTGGAACCTGCAAGGGCAGTTGCTCAAAACTTTCAATGGTCATAGCGCTGAGGTCATTGGCGTCAGTTTCAGTCCCGACGGCAAGACAATTGCTTCTGCAAGTTGGGACAATACGGTACGGTTGTGGAATCTGCAAGGGCAATTGCTCAAAACCTTCAATGGTCATAGCGATGGGGTCATTGGCGTCAGTTTCAGTTCCGACGGAAAGACAATTGCTTCCGCCAGTTCGGACAAGACAGTACGGTTGTGGAATTTGCAAGGGCAATTGCTCAAAACCTTAAGTGGTCATAGCGATAGAGTCTATGGCGTCAGTTTCAGTCCCGACGGCAAAACAATTGCTTCTGCCAGTTCGGACAAGACGATACGGTTGTGGAATCTGCAAGGGCAGTTGCTCAAAACTCTCAATGGTCATAGCGATGGGGTCATTGGCGTCAGTTTCAGTCCCAACGGCAAAACAATTGCTTCTGCCAGTTCAGACAAGACAGTACGATTGTGGAACCTGCAAGGCCAGTTGCCAACCCTCAATGGTCATAGCGATGCGCTTCGGGGCGTGAGTTTCAGCCCAAATGACAAGAGGATTGCTTCCGTCAGTTTGGGCAAGACCGTAAGCTTGTCGGACTTGCAAGGGCAGTTGCCAACCCTCAACGGTCATAGCGATGCGGTTTGGGGCGTGAGTTTCAGTCCCGACGGCAAAACAATTGCTTCTGCCAGTTCAGACAAGACAGTACGATTGTGGAACCTGCAAGGACAATTGCTCAAAACCCTCAATGATGATAGCGATGCGGTTTGGGGCGTGAGTTTCAGTCCCGACGGCAAAACAATTGCTTCTGCTAGTTCGGACAACACAGCGATTTCGGATTTACTGGTGCGCGGCTGCAATTGGGTGCGTGATTATTTGCAGACCAATCCGAATGTAAGTGAGAGCGATATGCATATGTGTGATGGGATTAAGTAG
- a CDS encoding type II toxin-antitoxin system VapC family toxin, which translates to MVSKLFIDTWGWLTLHDKSERYHQEATQAYQRVIAQKGQIYTTDYILDETFTFFFRRLPAPKADQSMKALLSAFLSDNFYLIRITEERFAQTQVLRSKFLDKPLISFTDLTSMVVMQECSITTILTEDAHFTHVGMGFELVP; encoded by the coding sequence ATGGTGAGTAAGCTTTTCATTGATACTTGGGGTTGGCTTACGCTCCACGACAAAAGTGAACGCTATCACCAAGAAGCCACACAAGCTTACCAGCGTGTCATTGCTCAAAAAGGACAAATTTATACAACTGACTACATTCTCGACGAAACATTCACTTTCTTTTTTCGACGACTTCCTGCACCAAAGGCGGACCAATCCATGAAAGCGCTGCTGTCAGCCTTTTTGTCTGATAACTTTTATTTAATCCGTATTACTGAAGAACGCTTTGCTCAAACCCAAGTACTCCGTTCTAAGTTTCTCGATAAGCCCCTAATTTCTTTTACTGATTTGACCTCAATGGTTGTTATGCAAGAATGTAGCATTACAACAATCCTTACCGAAGATGCTCACTTCACTCATGTGGGCATGGGCTTTGAGCTAGTTCCCTAG
- a CDS encoding carboxymuconolactone decarboxylase family protein has protein sequence MAKFPIIEYDQLSDPYVKAIYEEIQVELGFGIVPNLFKSMTINPEILEANWKKFRSTILKGDVPRTLKEMLGIAISQFNNSPYALNVHLHGLSSLGMSEEVLRTLVSDFAACPLPEREKAVISFGLKAATEPHTLTSKDYQHLYDLGLDNSEIFEIVATADLFTSINKYTDSISLEIDTL, from the coding sequence ATGGCTAAATTTCCCATCATCGAATACGACCAACTCAGTGATCCCTACGTCAAAGCAATATATGAAGAAATTCAGGTTGAACTTGGATTTGGCATAGTGCCAAATTTATTCAAATCCATGACAATCAATCCTGAGATATTGGAAGCGAATTGGAAGAAATTTCGCAGTACTATCCTCAAAGGAGATGTTCCACGCACACTCAAGGAAATGCTAGGAATTGCTATTTCCCAGTTTAATAATAGTCCCTATGCACTGAATGTGCATTTGCATGGATTATCATCATTAGGGATGAGCGAAGAAGTTTTAAGAACCCTAGTTTCAGATTTTGCAGCCTGTCCGCTACCTGAACGTGAAAAAGCAGTGATCAGCTTTGGTTTGAAAGCCGCGACTGAACCGCACACGCTCACGAGTAAAGATTATCAACACCTTTATGACTTAGGTTTAGACAATTCTGAAATATTTGAGATTGTCGCCACAGCAGATTTATTTACAAGTATTAATAAATACACGGATTCAATTTCGCTAGAAATTGATACATTATGA